Part of the Nicotiana tabacum cultivar K326 chromosome 20, ASM71507v2, whole genome shotgun sequence genome, ggtggaaacacatcagggaatttccgtactactgggactgaatcaattaTAAGGGTATAAAcgctaacatctctcacataggccagatatgcgtcacaccccttctcaaccattcgctgagccttaaggaatgaaataactctactaagAGTGttatctaaagtacccctccaccctactcgcggtacacctggcatggCCAGTatcacgattttggcgtgacaatcaagaatagcataatgcgGCGACAACTAgttcatgcccaagataacatcgaaatctaccatgttgagcaataataaatcggctctggtctcaaaaccactaagagcaatcaaacacgaccgataaacgcggtctacaacaagagaatctttcgcaggagtagaaacataattAGGAAAattcaaagaatcccgagatacgcccaaatgcgggGAGAAATAAGAGgaaacataagaataagtggagcctggattgaataaaaccgatgcatctctatgacaaaccatgacaatacttgtgataacagaatcagaggaaatagCCTCGGTACGGGTAgtaagggcataatatctggcctggcctccccctctagggcgacctctacctctccgacctccacctctattTGGCTGGGCAGGTGAGGTAGCAAATGGTGTTGTAATCACAGCTTGGGAACTCTGCgaggcacgttgtggctgagaagtctgtggaggtgcaccctttTTAAGTCtgaggcaatccctcaccatatgacgtgtgtctccatactcaaaacaagctctgggagggcgtggcgGCTGTGACTAGCTTgagccaggtctgctggactgatcactgaaagcaccccatgcaggaggcgcactagatactggaggtgcataataaggctcctgaggtctaggaggagctggaataccactggctgtaggaagagctgaatgaacggtgcgactcatataacccctaccatgacgaattGCAGCTGGGGAACGGGCACCAGAATagtggcccgactctcgagacatcttggcctccctctcctctctatcctgagCGTGCATGCCCTCTACTCTCCTatcaatgctcaccacctactgataagaaatatccatctccaactcccgagccatgctagacctgatgctaggaataagcccctcaataaaccggcaaacTCTCTTacgaactgtagaaaccaaggctggtgcatgcctagacaaGTCAGTGAAACGGAAAGCATACTCCgaaacagtcatagtaccctggcacaaattctcaaactctgcgcgccatacgtccctgaggctctgaggaacatactctcttaaAAACATATCCGAAAACTGGGTCCATGTAAGGGATGCTGCCTCAGCTGGACTGTCCAATTCAAAAGTACACCACCACTGATAGGgtgctcctcgaagctggaaggcaatGAAAGAAACCttactcgatcctgatatacccatagtgcgtaGGATACGGTAgaactcctccagaaatcccaaagcatcatctgatgctagaccactgaatacaggaggttTATACTTCTTGATCTtctcaagcctccgctgctcatcctctgaagttGTTGTCCTGTCCTCGGGCTAAACTGGGACTGCAGGCGATACCAGTATAACCTCTAGGATTTGGTCAACCTGAACCCGCTACTTAGGAGTgcaagcggcgggagtctgtgcccctcccccggcctgggatgtggctgcagcaaggggaatcaaccctgcctgagctagagtggtaTACATGCTCACAAACTGTGCAAGGATCTCTTCAAGAGATGGAAttgtagtagcagtaggcgtatcaggtgcctggactccggttggagctgctggtggctcctctgtggcTGCTCGcatgggtgctctggctgcaccacgggtgcgtcctcggcctctacccctgccCCGACCTCTGGcgactctagcagggggcgcgagtgcctagtcatctctggtagcacgtgtccttaccatctataagagaatagaagacagagaTTTAGAATTGTTctgtcaaaaatctcgcacgaaaaggaaatcaaatgaagtgaaatttttctaacagttacattgcctctcgtagataagtacagatatctctgtaccgatccgcgagactctaataaaccggcttgtgattcatgactgctatgaacctagagctttgataccaacttgtcacgatccatgTTCTCCCTCagtgaactatcgtgacgacacctagtctctacaactaggtaagtctaacaaattgcggaaaaaggaaatgaaatacgAAACTGGCAAGTTACGagtaaaaacataaataaagagtttaacaatgccgctcggcatatacaatacataccctcaaaactgaatcaaaatcccaaaacccgaaatctcatgaaatcacaagatGTAGAATAACTACATAGTGTTATAACTCCAGAAtttctaaacaaaagtaaatacaggaaGTCTAAAGCTAGAaaggagaatagagagggactcctcggtttgcagacgcgacagatatacctcgaagtctctgaaggtCGCCTCGCCTTACTGATAGTATGGCTGAGCCGAagaacttggatctgcacacgaaaaacatgtgcaggaaaaggcatgagtacaccacaacggtactcagtaagtgccaagcctaaccttggccGAGTAGTGACGAGTAAGGTCAGGGtcctactggttatatatatatatatatatatatatatataacaaggtaaaatagtATGAAATGtaacaatataattaaagcatTAATAGTTGATAGAGAATAAAATCATAGTAAGAATGTGgctacacagagatagcaacaggggatctcccaggatatcgtcccgtagtcccaaacgtaaatgtgcaaaagatttcccggaataccaatctgtagtcccaaagtaaatatctagtataggggaatctcccgggtgtcgtcccATAGTCCTAAATATAAACGTACAGGGGGATCTTCCGAAATACcgacccgtagtcccaaagtaaacatgcagagAGATCTCCTGGGATATTgtcctatagtcccaaagtaaacagacaacaatatcaagaaagaaTCTACAGTTCTATTCATGAATAAACAGTAATTCTACTCTAAACACATAGTACAAGTAAGTAGTTAAAGCAGGTAAGACAATTAGAACACATAAGCATGTTTTTCCTAAGctaaacaagaggcttcaagtacaagtattgctCCATTACAAGAAAAATACAGATATTTacttgataaaaatgggatttttcaactattagcacgtgtacgccctcgtcaccttgcgtacacggcactcaataacaacaataccaaaatcctaagggaagtttccccacacaaggttaggcaagccacttacctcgaatcggttcaaaatcaatccgaaatcacgctcttgccatgagtatccaactTCGGGTGACCCAAATCTAGTCAAATTAATATCACAacgtaaatacaactacaaacaactaatttaactaatgaaATCGAAGCTAAGGCAACAAAGtaaaaaaatgcccaaaaattctctccgggcccacgtctcggaatcaggtaaaagttatggattatgaacactcattcacccacgagcacactcgaacaaaaatcattaAAATACGATGCCAAAATTTCCCTCAAAACTCATATTTTTAGGTTGGGGAACTTTTCCTGTTTtctcccaattttcaccccaaatccgaaattaaatgacaaaactaagactagattaatggaatacaactagaaagggattaggaatcgttacccactgattttctcttcaaaatcctccGAAAATCACCTTACCCCTAGCTCCAGATATGATTTTccaagttatgaactcaaaccatcgaaatttcatatttctaaccagaaatttctgcatctgcggttaTGGGGACGCAactgcggtcccgcacctgcggaaaaagcaTCGCATGTGCGAAATTTACTTTACgggctgggtccgcatctgcggttccgcatTTGTGGTCACCCAGCTGCACCTGCGATTCCTGGAGCCTTGGCCTATTCCCACTTTTGCGATCACCAAGCCGCTTCTGCAgcaccgcacctgcagtcccacacacgcaggtgcggttatgacaggttcagcAACCTCAGatttttgcctaagtccaaatttccaatctgttaagcatccgaaactcacccgagcccccccgggacctcaaccaaatatgtcaaccaatcctaaaacatcatacgaacttagtccaactctcaaatcacatcaaacaacttgaaaaccacgaatcgacctccaatccaagcctaaagaacttgaaatttcaagaatcctacaaccgatgccgaaacccaccaaaccaagtccgattgaccccaaattttgcacacaaatcacattcaacactatggagatatttcaactttcggaatcggattccgatcccgatatcaaaatctcattatcgatccggaaacttaaaaaattcaactgtcggcatttcaagcctaaataagttacggacctccaaaacacaatctgaacatgcccctaagcccgaaatcactccACGGAGATAACGAAATCAACGGAATCgcattccgaggctgtcttcacactgctccgactacggtccaaattctaaagcttaagctctcattagggactaagtgtcccaaaatattccgaaactcaaaatgaatcctcccggcaactcacaatagcagaaacaaacacagaaaaagtagttaataggggatcgaaaCGTTAATTTTTAAAACGACCTGCCAGGTTGTTACATGTCCTATCCCTTATAAAAATATTACTATTTTAGACTTTCGTCCTACTTTTATTTATTCTTCCACGAGGATATGCAGGACATTTTTTTAAGGCAAAGTACTATGCGACGCAGAGCACTTCTATGGTCTTCAACGAGCAAATTCAAAATCATGATTACTACTAAGATTGCACAATTTCACACatcctttctttattttattttatttttaaaaaaaagagcaaatttGACATACTTAATTTTGAGAAAAGTACACTCAATGACCATGAAAATGGATGGTTTAGATTTTTTGGCCTCCGCTTGCCGATAGACAAACTTTTAAGGTCAAAGTCAAAAATATTGCTCATAGGACAAACGAGAAACAATACTtattaaacttgaaaaataagatCACCCACTTCCAATGCCATTCTTGCAAATCACCCCTTAATTTTACAATAAAGGGCAAAATGAGAGGAAAAAATAACGCAATGACGTGACCACATCAAATTGGTCGTTATATAAAATGACGTTTTATATCATTATGTAATGATGTAATTAACGATacgataaaataaaatttaagtaacaatcaaaacaaacattatatttaaagtaacaatacaatCCAACGAGTAACAACCGCTAACCGATCGTTAAAGATATATTGATACAATTGGTACAATGACCCCTAGGAAGCAAGCAAATGAGCATGCTGATAAAAGCCAAATCAATGAGGAAAATATTGAACTTGCTCTGTAACTATGTTCTACTTGCTGAAACTTTTCGTAATGAACTGCACTAATTTGTTGGTGAATCTAAGAAGGGTAACTGTGAAGCTCCATAACTTTTTATACCATGCAAGAATTGGACTTATGAAGGGGTAAAAAACAATCTTGTAAACATTTACTAACAGTTGATACGTAATTTGATGGCTTTTTCGAAACCCTGCaagggaaaaaaacaaaaatcatgcCCTGTGAGAAttgatcatttttccttcttaAATTCTTCCATTTTGAAGTGtggagaaaataaagaaattgaCATACTCTCAGCTGCTTCTGGGAAGTAATCAAATGCTGAAGTTAAGATCTTGTACAGtgcctgttttttttttttttttttttttttttttttaacacgaCAAGAAAGGCATGTGTTAATGAAATAGGAACTGAACAAGAATTTGCGATTCCACTTGCCCTGAAAAGTAGAGGTTCGGTTCGGACGGTTATTTTCtaaaatttatatcataccaaattttcggttattctattatgtataattaaaattagacttttcgaaacggtctcaatcatgtcggtttctcttcggtatcggtatgATTTGgttaattttcagtattttttttaaatgtcatgtaaaagtTTCTAGTACaagtagaatgcaataatatacatactctctagacatttttactgttaAAAGAGTGTTGAATTAAGAAGATTTGAAAGATGGCCAGATTATAGATTCAGCAACTATTCCACAGCAGcataaaagaaattaaacaaagaCAAAAAGATATAAATCACAGGAGTAAAAAAATATTAACCAAACTggaactcaagaataaagtctacaGAAGactaaatattcaaaaagataaatctaaattatacgaaaggaaacatattcaataaaaTGTAGTTTTTTACTAATCGCTAgaataccttgtgtcttgctaatgaatatgatggaaataatttagtttcaatataGGACTAGCATTATAGAtttgggaattaggattttgagtttaattacttatcAGCTTGTAACCGTCTCCATTATTCTAAGGCCCAAGGAAAATTTTAATACATTATTAtctttaaacttaatatataaatatatttttcacatgtaaatttattcgttacggttcgatattttttcggtttattttataaaataaaaaatctatcctaattatcggtacgattatagatttatataaaaacctacgattttattaaaagaaacataaaaatcgGTTCGGCACAGTATGATTCCGTCAGTTTAGTCGGTTTTTAAGTATCCACTTATACCCCTGCGGAAAAGACATTCTTTCTGATTAATTAAGTTGTTCAGTTTGtttattatacaaaaaaaaaaaaaaaaaaaaaaaaaaggtgatgGTGAACATACCAAAAATATCGGTTTCATAGATGATTCAGTAATAACTTGAGCATTCCTGCATGCATTATATGTCACTCAGTATTTAAGCTTCTGTTGATAAAGTAAGAGGCTTAAACTAAAAATGGCTTTTAATAAGTGTGGATTATTTACTTAATGAGTAGTTCTTCTCCATCTCTTGATAATTCATAGCAGCTGCAACCTCTAGTAAAAGGAACTTCCTTCTTCTTCCATTCTGCAATTACAAGTATACTCTTTCAATTTTTGCGTCTAATCTATACATTTATATAAATGAGTTGGTTACAATTAATTGTTAGGTGTGCGAACAAAGTCTCATATTGGTAGCTGAAAAGATTGAGAGTCTACATATAAGGTGTAGGGATCTCTTAATGGTATGAggctttttgggaaaaattgtgcGAGCTTGGCCCAAAACGGACAATGTCACAACATGTTAAGAGTGTCATTGGGCTAGTTTAGCCCAACAACTAGTATCAGAACCCGGATTCAACGGGACGAATATGGTGATGGCAGGATGATGGCGTGGGGCTCGGTTTCTTTATCCTTTCGAGCTTGGACACGCGCACACAAAAAGATGCTAGTTGCGGGGTTCGGTTGCCATAAATACTCTGACTATGTGGGTGGCACATAGTGAATCTCGAAAATTGACCCGTGGATCGTGGTAATAGGCCACGTGGAACTTAGTACGAGGAAGAGATCCATGAATGGTGACAGTGGGCCACGTGGAACTTAGTTCGAGGGAGATTGTTAGGTGTGCgaacaaagtcccacattggtagcTAAAAAGATTGGGAGTCTACATATAAGGTGCAGGAatctcttaatggtgtgaggcCTTTTGGGAAAAACCGTACGGGCTTGTCCCAAAGCGAGCAATATCACACCATGGTAAGAGTGTCATTGGGATAGTTTAGGCCAACATTAATTTTAGCATATCATTGAACACTTAGTATCATCGATCCATTTAAGGAGTCTATTTGGTTATTTGACTCGATCAAGACAGCACCAGTAAGGAGTAATTCAATATGATAAATGGCCAGAAAGTTTAAAAAATGCAATTCGAATTCACTCTCAAAAAAGATTGATTACCTAAATGCCAATTTACTATTGCTGTAAGATCAACACCTTCATAAATGTTGTCTATGCTGAACTCTGTGTTCTGGCCCATGCTCGCGATTAGTTGCTCCAGAATTTTTAAAACCTCCTGGAGCTATAGAGTCGGATTAAGAGCGTAATTCATGTTATTATTAACGGAGAAATAAGGGGAAAACCTTTCTCCATTGAAATGATTGAGGAAAGGAGAAATCATCAAAGAAACAATCTTCAGATATAAGCAATGCTAGTTGGTTCAAATCCTTGTTGTTTATGCTAGAGTAGAACTTTCTAATTGTGTTAGATATGGAAGATGAACCTTTGCCAATATCAGGATTGAGCATTGAAAGCGTGACCAAGGACCTCTTTTTGCTCCTGATATATCCTAGCTTGAATTTTTGTTCGTATGTTGTTCCAATTgctgcattttgagattttaatgGTGGAACGCTTTGGCGATTGCTACACTCCGGCTTGGACAATAAACTATGCCAGACAATTTGGCCTGAAAGTGCCATGATAATAGATAACAGCTTTAATGAAAGATTGATGTTTTATTGATGCATTGGCTTTGTAGGGAGAGAAGGAATCACTGGAGGTATCAAGTGCTTTTCTTAATATTGCTGTCATGTTATGTGCCTTGCTTTAAAATTAGGGTACCACCTCAGAATATAACTGTATGGAGTTAAACTAATAGCAATCTTCTTGACATAAAAACAGATGTTTCCCTCTCTTTTTTCTCCATAAGCATTCAATGAACATTTCCTAAGGCTAGAAGGttttattttttggcaatttCTTCTTCGTCAGGTACATACTATATTATTTGGAATTTAGTGCATTTTATCTTTAAGAAAGAGACCAATTAATCTACACTTCACTATGCATTTGTAAAATAGATCTTAATGCTTAAATGTGCAAATGTTGTGGCCTAAGAATTGTTACAAGGAAGGGTAGCAAAACGTCCTAGGTACAAAGAATCAAAAACAAGGACACCGAAAGTTTTTAAATTGAACGACTTTTAATGCTGGGATCCGCAGCTGGAATTTGAAGGTCGACCTGCAGTCAGGTATACCATGGTTGAGAGCGAATGCAGTGCCGTTGCTGCTATCTTTATTAGTATGATTTTCCCTCTCTTGGGAATTGGCCTTCTTCCCTTCATCTTTTTGTCAAACAACAATGAAGCAATTGCACTATCATTGATCTCATGAGGCTCGAGATTAATTATGGTGAAGCTCATACTTTCATTGAAATGGATCAAGAAATAATTAGGAGTATATGCAGCATAAATAGAGCTTGCTcatcatattatattatattaaaaaagaaaagaaaagagaatagaAGAAGAGGAGAAAACAGAAATATATGTACATGAAATATACTAACAAGGGTTGTGGTGGAGTGGTAAGTACCCTTTCATCCTTAATCAGAGATCTCGGGTTTGCGTCCTAGGTATGGAGTCGCGTTTATTAGGAAGCGCTTTACCCCAATATGGGATATCTCAGTGTGAATCTGAATTTATTCGGACCTCAATACGGGTACCGGACACCGGATGCTAAGTTAGCTATTGACAACATTGTCAAGCATACAATTTGTTACCAACCTCTAGTAGCAGGTTCCCAACTAGGTAACACATTGGGAGGCATGACAGTTAAATATTTTAGACCAGAAATAATTGTAACTTTTTCTAGTTAAACGATTTgttgttttatacttcaataccacatcagagggggtgatttgtgtggtgtccaatttctCGCTTAacctgattatagaaggacctggttttTCTATATGTTCCAACTATTACTGTTGCGCAATAAATAAgtacagaaattaaagaacataaagattttacatggaaaacacctggctcaaaatgtgaaaaaaccatgacctactttCCAGtaagattttcccaaactctccactaaaatcactgagcaaaaactgcatttacaaaaactcttttgtaaacctaggactaactttaatcccgttgtagcacatAGCCTCaattgttgcgacaacttcaagttaactctaacttgaa contains:
- the LOC107776352 gene encoding uncharacterized protein LOC107776352; protein product: MLNPDIGKEWKKKEVPFTRGCSCYELSRDGEELLIKNAQVITESSMKPIFLALYKILTSAFDYFPEAAERFRKSHQITYQLLVNVYKIVFYPFISPILAWYKKLWSFTVTLLRFTNKLVQFITKSFSK